From Cucumis melo cultivar AY chromosome 1, USDA_Cmelo_AY_1.0, whole genome shotgun sequence, a single genomic window includes:
- the LOC103500727 gene encoding receptor-like serine/threonine-protein kinase ALE2 — MSEGRKRRDLMKTAEISFEIGTLMGFRLLFLLFQICFAVSFFCVCEAAVVLPGRLSRSHSVLRDHAVTPTSHGFGRKHHGNLDNAAPRKPFKTSSPQIHSHYKAIHQSDDSSLTPSIALPPITPAKKWGHEHTFSPSISFHKFRHSRRKFRNHAPQPTYHALPPTSSQQGPAAVSPIQSPLPSAARGRYPGPTPSPTTQPNHYYMPIPAPTTSPMGSYKKKKKKSMPPSQVMMLPPPPPNGDCTISCTEPLTYTPPGTPCGCVWPIQVKITLDVAVYEFFPLVSKLADEIADSISLNQSQVRIMGADAASQQLEKTTVIINLVPRGSRFNHNTAFSIYQKFWGRKISINASLFGRYQVLNVKYPGLPPSPPLAPSSTSSINDGLNTSNTNAGTAIKPLGVDVPRRKKEGLGRNMIAVITISSFTALVMCVGLAWLCLLRYRVSAHQPAQIPQNLIASPTKPSGTAGLIMVGSEPGSSSTRLDADPMTYIGAAKNFTLNDMEKATDNFDSARILGEGGFGIVYSGSLEDGRDVAVKVLKRHNQHGIREFLAEVEMLSRLHHRNLVKLIGICTEDQIRCLVYELVPNGSVESHLHGIDKLTSPLDWDARMKIALGAARGLAYLHEDSNPRVIHRDFKASNILLEYDFTPKVSDFGLARTALEEGNKHISTHVMGTFGYLAPEYAMTGHLLVKSDVYSYGVVLLELLTGRKPVDLSLPPGQENLVAWARPLLTSKEGLDAITDPAIKSDISIDSLARVAAIASMCVQPEVSHRPFMGEVVQALKLVCNEFEETNDPVSRSYSRDELLSYMDSKFGGISGEILNAPESSRTYLSGKETNVGLSASDLISASARFEGQELVSSRWHSSNSEPLRTGRKKHLWQKLRSLSRGSFSEHGFSAKLWPGFH, encoded by the exons ATGAGTGAAGGGAGAAAGAGGAGAGATCTGATGAAAACTGCAGAAATTTCCTTTGAAATTGGGACTCTGATGGGGTTTCGATTACTGTTTCTGCtgtttcaaatttgttttgCTGTTAGCTTTTTCTGTGTCTGTGAAGCTGCAG TTGTTCTCCCAGGCAGACTGAGCAGATCACATTCTGTACTTCGAG ACCATGCTGTCACTCCAACATCTCATGGCTTTGGCAGGAAACACCATGGCAATTTGGATAATGCTGCCCCTAGAAAACCATTTAAAACTTCATCTCCTCAGATCCATTCCCATTATAAAG CCATTCATCAATCAGATGATTCAAGTTTAACTCCTAGCATTGCACTTCCACCTATCACGCCTGCTAAGAAATGGGGGCACGAACATACATTCTCACCATCGATCTCTTTTCATAAATTCCGCCATTCAAGAAGGAAGTTCAGAAACCATGCTCCACAGCCTACTTATCATGCATTGCCCCCGACTAGCAGCCAGCAAG GTCCTGCTGCTGTCTCTCCAATTCAGTCACCATTACCATCTGCAGCAAGAGGGAGGTATCCCGGACCTACGCCATCACCAACAACTCAACCCAACCATTACTATA TGCCCATTCCTGCACCTACAACATCTCCTATGGGTTCttacaagaagaagaagaagaagagcatGCCGCCATCACAAGTTATGATGCTACCACCTCCACCTCCTAATGGGG ATTGTACAATATCGTGTACAGAGCCATTGACATATACACCTCCTGGGACGCCATGTGGCTGTGTGTGGCCGATTCAAGTCAAAATCACTCTTGATGTTGCAGTATACGAATTCTTCCCTTTGGTTTCAAAACTTGCAGATGAAATTGCTGACAGTATCAGTCTGAACCAAAGCCAAGTTCGAATTATGGGAGCTGATGCTGCTAGTCAGCAGTTAGAAAAAACAACCGTCATTATCAACTTGGTTCCAAGAGGATCGAGATTCAATCATAACACAGCTTTTTCTATATACCAGAAATTTTGGGGGAGAAAGATATCCATCAACGCTTCTTTGTTTGGTAGATATCAAGTATTAAATGTCAAATATCCAG GTCTTCCACCATCTCCTCCGTTAGCGCCTTCAAGTACTTCATCCATTAATGATGGTTTGAACACTAGCAATACTAATGCTGGAACTGCAATTAAACCATTGGGAGTTGACGTGCCAAGACGGAAAAAAGAAGGGCTTGGCAGGAACATGATCGCTGTGATTACTATTTCATCGTTCACTGCCCTTGTCATGTGTGTTGGGCTTGCTTGGCTTTGCCTCTTGAGATACAGAGTGTCTGCACATCAACCAGCTCAAATTCCACAAAACTTGATAGCCTCACCGACAAAACCATCAG GCACTGCTGGATTGATAATGGTTGGAAGTGAACCTGGTTCTTCATCCACGCGTCTCGATGCCGATCCTATGACGTATATTGGTGCTGCAAAGAACTTCACCTTGAACGATATGGAGAAAGCCACAGACAACTTTGATTCTGCAAGAATATTAGGAGAAGGTGGCTTTGGCATTGTATACAGTGGGAGTTTAGAAGATGGAAGGGATGTAGCTGTGAAGGTTCTTAAAAGACATAATCAACATGGTATTCGGGAATTCTTGGCAGAAGTCGAGATGCTGAGCCGTCTACACCATAGAAATCTAGTTAAGTTGATTGGTATCTGTACAGAGGATCAAATTCGCTGCCTAGTCTACGAATTGGTCCCTAATGGAAGTGTCGAATCACACTTACATG GCATTGACAAGTTAACCAGTCCACTTGATTGGGATGCCCGAATGAAGATTGCCCTCGGTGCTGCTCGAGGCTTAGCCTATCTGCATGAAGACTCCAATCCTCGAGTCATTCATCGAGACTTCAAAGCTAGCAACATCTTGTTGGAATATGACTTTACTCCTAAAGTTTCAGATTTTGGATTAGCTAGAACCGCACTGGAGGAAGGAAACAAGCACATCTCAACACATGTCATGGGAACTTTTGG TTATTTAGCTCCAGAATATGCAATGACTGGCCACCTTCTTGTAAAGAGCGATGTATATAGCTATGGGGTTGTCCTTCTTGAGCTACTAACAGGAAGAAAGCCAGTAGACTTATCGCTTCCACCTGGACAAGAAAATCTCGTTGCTTGGGCTCGTCCACTTCTCACAAGCAAGGAGGGATTGGATGCAATCACCGACCCAGCTATTAAGTCTGATATCTCCATTGATAGCTTGGCCAGAGTAGCAGCAATTGCTTCTATGTGTGTGCAACCGGAAGTATCTCACAGACCATTTATGGGCGAGGTTGTCCAAGCCCTGAAACTCGTTTGCAACGAGTTCGAAGAAACTAATGATCCAGTTTCACGAAGTTACAGCCGAGACGAACTTCTTAGTTACATGGATAGTAAATTTGGAGGAATTTCTGGTGAAATACTAAATGCTCCTGAGTCCTCACGCACCTACCTTTCAGGAAAGGAGACGAATGTAGGATTATCGGCATCGGATTTGATCAGTGCATCTGCAAGATTTGAAGGACAGGAACTGGTTTCTTCTAGATGGCATTCATCAAACTCGGAACCATTGAGAACTGGAAGAAAAAAGCACTTATGGCAGAAGCTAAGAAGTTTGTCAAGAGGCAGCTTCAGTGAACATGGCTTTTCTGCAAAGCTTTGGCCTGGATTCCATTAG
- the LOC103500726 gene encoding protein HOTHEAD-like has protein sequence MALVGTVKLFLFLVLFTLLHLLSSCQGRENWMKSRYPFIKRASSFYRDSHERKGGYDYIIVGGGTAGCPLAATLSQNFSVLLLERGGVPFTNANVSFLRNFHIGLADTSPTSASQAFASTDGVINARARVLGGGSAINAGFYTRASTRFIKKVGWDEKLVNESYSWVENRIVHRPKLADWQKAFTDSLLDVGISPFNGFTYDHLYGTKVGGTIFDRFGRRHTTAELLASGNPDKLTVLVHATVQRLIFDTTDGKKPKAIGVVFKDDIGNQHEVFLSSNRQSEVIMSSGAIGTPQMLLLSGIGPRADLEKWNISMVLDNDFVGKDMADNPLNSIFVPSNRPVKQSLIQAVGITKRGVYIESSSGFGQSGESIHCHHGLMSAEIGQLSTIPPKQRTPEAIQAYIKSKRDLPHEAFKGGFVLEKIANPISRGQLSLINTNVDDNPAVTFNYFGHPYDLHRCVEGIRMVTKIVESKCFTNFTQCDKETLDKLLNISVKANINLIPKHTNDTKSLEQFCKDTVITIWHYHGGCLVDKVVSHDLKVLGVTRLRIVDGSTFSESPGTNPQATVMMMGRYMGLKILMDRLGKKAGT, from the exons ATGGCGTTGGTTGGGACAGTCAAGCTCTTTCTCTTCCTTGTTCTCTTCACCCTCTTACACCTCCTCTCTTCTTGTCAAG GTAGGGAAAACTGGATGAAATCGCGGTACCCGTTCATCAAGCGCGCAAGCTCGTTCTATCGTGATAGCCATGAAAGAAAGGGTGGTTACGATTACATAATCGTCGGCGGTGGTACCGCCGGTTGTCCATTGGCGGCGACATTATCACAAAACTTCAGCGTGCTGCTACTAGAAAGAGGCGGCGTTCCTTTCACGAATGCGAACGTGTCTTTCCTTCGAAATTTCCATATTGGCCTGGCCGACACTTCCCCGACGTCGGCTTCTCAGGCCTTCGCTTCGACGGATGGAGTTATCAATGCGAGAGCTAGGGTATTGGGTGGTGGTTCCGCCATTAATGCAGGCTTCTATACACGAGCAAGCACAAG GTTCATAAAGAAAGTGGGGTGGGACGAGAAGTTGGTGAACGAATCATACTCATGGGTGGAGAACCGTATAGTTCACCGGCCGAAGCTTGCCGATTGGCAGAAGGCTTTCACCGACAGCCTATTGGACGTGGGAATTTCGCCGTTCAACGGCTTTACCTACGATCATCTCTACGGCACCAAAGTCGGTGGCACCATTTTCGACCGCTTCGGCCGCCGTCACACCACCGCCGAGCTCTTAGCTTCTGGGAATCCGGATAAGCTTACGGTTCTAGTTCATGCAACTGTTCAACGACTCATATTTGACACCACTGACG GTAAGAAACCGAAGGCGATTGGAGTTGTTTTCAAGGATGACATTGGTAATCAGCACGAAGTTTTTCTATCAAGCAATCGGCAGAGTGAAGTTATAATGTCCAGTGGAGCAATCGGGACTCCACAAATGCTCTTGCTCAGTGGCATTGGTCCTAGAGCTGATCTTGAAAAGTGGAATATATCCATGGTGCTTGACAATGATTTTGTTGGGAAAGACATGGCTGATAATCCCCTGAACTCCATTTTTGTTCCTAGCAACAGACCAGTTAAGCAGTCACTTATACAAGCAGTTGGAATCACGAAGCGTGGTGTTTATATTGAATCTAGCAGTGGATTTGGTCAGTCGGGGGAAAGTATTCACTGCCATCATGGTTTGATGTCGGCTGAG ATTGGGCAGCTATCCACCATTCCTCCGAAACAAAGAACGCCTGAAGCCATTCAAGCTTACATCAAAAGTAAACGAGACTTGCCGCATGAGGCATTTAAAGGAGGTTTCGTTCTAGAAAAAATAGCGAATCCAATCTCAAGGGGACAACTGAGCTTGATCAACACTAATGTTGACGACAATCCTGCTGTAACCTTCAACTATTTTGGTCATCCATATGATCTTCAccgttgtgttgaagggattcGCATGGTTACAAAGATCGTGGAGTCTAAATGCTTCACAAATTTCACACAATGTGATAAGGAGACATTAGACAAGCTGCTTAACATTAGTGTAAAGGCCAACATCAACCTCATACCCAAGCATACCAATGACACCAAGTCCTTGGAGCAGTTTTGCAAAGACACTGTGATCACAATCTGGCATTATCATGGAGGGTGTCTAGTGGACAAGGTGGTGAGCCATGACCTTAAAGTTCTCGGTGTAACTAGActgcgcattgttgacgggtCGACATTCAGTGAGTCCCCAGGCACCAATCCTCAAGCTACTGTTATGATGATGGGAAG GTACATGGGCCTGAAAATCTTGATGGATAGATTGGGAAAGAAAGCTGGAACATAG